The Halomonas sp. 'Soap Lake #6' genomic sequence ACTCACGGTAAGACAGCAGGCAGCATTATCGAATTCAACATGCCCTCTATCGGCATCGATGCACCTACCTATGCCGATGTAAAAGGCAAGCAGATGCTGGGCATTAACTACATGCCCCAGCCGGTCGACGGCAACGACGAAGTGACCATCGTCGTTAAGTAAGCACAACCTTTAACCACCGTTTAACCGCTGAATAAGCAGCGGTTAATGGATCATCACCAGGAGAAATACCGTGTCCGACAATGTTTATACCGTCAATGTAAACCGCACATATCAATACCCCGTCAACCTCACCGTGTATGACGAAAACGGCAAGGAAAATACCGGCAAGTTCTATGCGAAATTCAAGATTTTACCGACGGATAAGGGCCGCGAACTGCCCGAAGACACGCTGCTACTCGACAAGGTGTTGGTGGGTGTCAGCAAGATCGCTCTAACTGACGACGATGGAAAAGTCCTGGAAGGCGATGAACTGCTGCATGCCGCCAAGAACGATCCTGCAATCAGCGTCGCACTGGTCAGTGCTTACCAGGAGTCCGTCACAAAAAAGAACCGTGGGCGAATCTAGTTGACGCAGGCAAGCACTGGGCTGAGGCCAATACGGCTCAGCCCAACTTGGTCAAGGCCGACATCGCAGCCCTGGGCATCACCCTCGCTGGCGAGCTGGCCGAAGAAGCCGAGGAAGAGGAAGCCGCTCCGGGTCAATTCGAGGTACTGCCCGAAAACTGGGAAGCCGTGCAGGTATTTGAACGCTGCTCACGCCAGTGGCGATACAAGGGGCTGGATGAGGTGATCGGCCTGGATCTGACACCGGTTATCAGTGTGCTGAGCCTCTACGAGCTGACCCCAGCAGAGGGGCTTGAGCGGCTGGATCAAGTGCAGTTGATTGAGCGCGGCGCGCTCAGCGTCATGAAGCAACCCCGCAACTAACCGTTAGAAGGACCCGCTGTGAACAACAATCTAACGCTTAGCGTCACTCTGACCGGCGACGGTCGTCAACTTTCGGGCACTTTAAAGACAGCTCAGGGTGACGTGCGGGAGTTTGGTGCCACAACTGAGCGGGAAAGCAAGAAGGCTGATACGGCACTCACGGCCCCTGGTCGTAGTGCCGTCACTATTTCGGAAAATTTACGCGAGGCAGGGCAAGAAGCCCAAAACTTCGGCTCCACTACCGAACGTGAAAGCCGCAAGGCTGATACCGCGCTCACGGCCCCTGGTCGCAGCGCCGTTACCGTTTCAGACCACCTGCGCGAGGCAGGACGGGAAGCCCAAAACTTCGGCACTACGATCGAACGTGAAGGCCGCAAGGCTGATGCCTCGCTAACGGCACCAGGCCGCAGTGCAACAACAGTTTCAGAACACTTACGCGAGATCCAACGGGAAGCACGCGCAGTGGGTACTGAAACGGCTCAGGGTAGCCGCGAAGCTAACCAGGCGCTGGCCCAAACAGGCCAAGAGGTCCAAACCACCACCAACTACTTCAATACGCTACGCCGTGCAGTGGGCTTGGCCCTGGGCGCGTTCTCGGTACGCCAGCTCGCGGGTATGGCCGATGGCTGGTCAGACATGCAATCGGTGGTCGGGGCGTCCATTGGCGATATGAGCGCGGCGGGCGACATGATGGTGCGCATCACGGATATCGCGAACGCCTCCTATGCCCCCTTGCAACAAACCGCCCGCACCTACGCTAGCAACGTTTCGTCGCTGAGAGATCTGGGGCGAACCGCCGATGAAGCAGCGGACTACACCGAATCGCTCAATCATATGCTGGTGTTGACCGCTACACGGGGGCAGCAAGCGGAATCCGTACAAAACGCCCTATCACGCGCCATCGCTGTCGGCACACTACAGACGCAGGGACTTGAGACAGTGTTGGCCAACGGTGGCGAAGTTGCCCAGGCGTTGGCGAATCAACTGGGCGTGACGGTGAGCCAGCTACGTGGGCTAGCAACTGAGGGGCAGATTACCGGCGATGTGATTGCCAGCGCACTGATCGGCTCACTTGATGACGTGCGCGAACGCGCCGGTGAAATGCCTGCGACTATCGAAGACGGGTTCGTGAGGATCGGCACGTCCGCCACTCGCCTCGTCGGCGAGTTGGACCAAGCCATGGGCGTGTCTGAAGGCATTGCAGGCATCCTGATCGGCGCTGCTGACATGATGAGCGCTGCCATTGACCCGCTGGTCGATAACATTGACAACATCCAGTTCGCCGCCACCGCCGTGGCCGTGGTGCTGGCTGGCCGTTACGTGGGTGCATTAGGCGTGGCCATCACCGCCAAGCTCGCCGCCACCCAACAAACAGTCGCGTACCAGCTTGCGCTTGGGCGTTTGGCCGGGATCTCCGGCACGGCTGCCGCGTCACAAATTGCGCTCGCAGGCGCTACCCGCGCCGCTGCTGGAGCACTGGCGCTGATCGGCGGCCCGCTGGGTGCAGCTGTAATTGCAGGCGGGGCGATTTACTATTTCCGTAATGAACTGAATGGCACGGCAAGCCAGGCTAGATCAACCGCTGAGCGTGTGGATGATCTCACCAATGCGATTAACACCAACAGTGAAGCCGCTGTTAAGGCTCAGTTGGTAAGTCTCACTGCACAAATGTTCGACCTGGAGCGCCAAGCAATATCTGCTCGTGCTGAAGTTGATCGTTTGACAAGTGGCGAGGGGACTAGCCGTCGATCTGGGGTGCTGGGTATTGATACTGGGCAAACAGGATCGCAAGCGAGAGCCATTGAAGAGCTCGGCAAAATCTCAAATGAAATGGATGCATTGGGTCAGTCATCTGATCGACTCAGGAGCATTCTTGCTCAACTTGAATCGAGTGGAGTAACTCCCACCGTTAATTCTGTTAGAGATTTAGCAGCCGCTACTACTGGTTCAGATAAAGCCGCCCGTGAAGCTGCCGCTGCCGCTAAACAGCTCACTGATGCCACTATCGCTCAAGCTGCTGCCATCGAAGCCCTGCGCAACCGACTAGTGCCTCATCGCAGCGAAACAGTACAGCTCGCCCAAGACCAGAATACATTGAATCTGGCATATGCGATGGGACGCATCACCGCCAGCGAATACCTATACATGATCGGTGCGCTGCAAACGGCGTACATCGAACTAGGGGACAAAACCGACGATGTTGCAGAGCAAATCAGCATCAGCGTTTCCACCTGGACGACGGTTTCCGAAAATTCCATTCGCCGTATAGACGATGCAGGCTCCGATCTGTGGCTTGGACTGATCGACGGTAGCCAAAATGCCCTGGATACCGTTAAACGTGGCTTCCAGCAAACCCTAGCCGAAATCGCGCACATGCTGACCACTCAGCGGCTGACGGTTGCTGTAGCTGGCTCGCTTGGGTTCAACACCGCTGGTGCCGGTGGTGTGGGAGGCATCGGTTCTAGCGGCGGTTTTGGCATTAATCCCGGCGGCGTGGGCAACGCCTGGCGTGCGCTGCAAGGCGGCTTCAACGGCATCCAATGGGGTGGCGCGGGTGGTGCTCAGGCCTACGGAGGAGGCTGGGCCAACGCGGCTACATCTGGCACCGGTGCCACTGGTTGGATGGGCGGCAGTATGCAGAACTTCAGCGGTATGCAAGGCCTAGCAGGCGCTGGGGCTGGGTTTGCAGGCAACTACGTGGGTGGTCAGATGTTTGGCCAAGGCAAGCATTCCAATACCTTGGGCGCCCTAGGTGGGCTGGCGGGCACATACTTTGGCGGGCCTATCGGTGCCTTTATCGGCTCCGGCCTCGGCTCGGCGTTGGGAGGTCTGTTCGGCGGTCGTAGCTGGAATGAAACCGGCTCCGGCGTCAGCCTTGGCGTTTCAGGCGGCAACATCACCGGCAATCAGTTTAGCGAGCAACACAGCAAGGGCGGGCTTTTCCGTAGCTCACGCCGCCGTACACAAACCAGCGGCCTGGATAGTGAGTTTTCAGGCGCTTTACAACAAGTGTATGACGCTACCGAAGCCAGCCTGGCCGCGACTATCGAGGTGCTGGGTTTTCAGTCATCAGCACTAGCTGGCTTCACCACCGGCCTTACCCGCATTGATACAAAGGGGCTAAACGCAGAAGACGCTGAGGCGAAGATTCAGGAGTGGCTATCTAACACGCTCAACGCCCTAGCAATCCACTCTGTTGGCGACGTGAGTCAATTCGCATTTGGCGGTGAAACAGCAATCGAAACTGTTGAACGCCTGGCCGTCGCCCTGGGCACACTCAACCCTATTCTAGAGCAGCTGCACGGCAACACCCTCGCCGCGTCCCTTGCCGGTGGCGATGCAGCCAGCCACTTGGCTGAGCTTGCCGGTGGGCTGGATGCCTTCAGCGCCCGCGCTGACTTCTACTACCAGAACATCCTCACTGAAGCCGAGCGCCAAGAACGTGCCATGAACGCTGCTGCGCAAGCCATGGGCGCGTTTACGGCCCGCACTGGCCAGGTAATCAACAGCACCGATGCACTGCGCGACCTGGTCGACAGCATCGACCTCACCACCGCTTCTGGTCGTGAGCTTTACAACGAAGCGATGAACCTGGCACCTGCCCTGGTGGAGATCGAGCGCGGCCTAGAGCGTATTGGCCAACGCTTTGATCAGATGTTGCAGGATGCCGAATCAGCTCTTGCCGACGCTGAAGCACAGGCCCGCCGTGCTTACCAGGTGTTCGACAGCCAGCAGTTCGATATGCAGATAGAGCTGCTCGCATTAATGGGTGATTCTGAAAGCGCCCTGGCCCTTGAGCGCGAGCGTGAACTTGCTTCGATTGATGAGTCACTGCGACCGATGCGTGAGCGTATTTGGGCCATGCAGGATGAAGTAACAGTTCAGCAAAACGCCACCACAGCAGCCCGCAACTACCAGCGTGAGCTCTCCCGCGTGCGTGATCAGCTCAGCCAGCAGTTTGCCAACATCGGCAACTGGCTAGATCAGCAGCAAGCTACCAGCGGTTCACCTGAAACTAACTTGGCCACCGCACAAGAGCAGCTCGCCCGCCAACTTGTGCTCGCTGAAAGTGGCGACCGCAATGCACTACAGAACATCACGCAATATGCGCAGCAAGTACTCGACGCCAACCGTGAGTACAACGCTAGCTCCGCTGCTGGACAGCGTATCCAGCAGGATGTCTATGACGCGATAGCCGGGCTACCTGCTGCAATAAACGCCGAGCAGTTCCTTGCGGATGAGATTAAAGCAGCGCTACGGGAGCAAACACTCGGCATCAGCACACAGTTGGGCGATGTGCTACGCGGCGATAACCCGAGCAGCATTGCGGCCAATTTGGCGGGCTACTTTACCACCCTGGCGGGCGGTATCGACGGTGTGCTAACGCGTGATCAGCTCGCTATCGTGATGAGCGGCAAGGCCACAGACGAACAGCTAACAGCAATTATGCGGTCGGTTGACCTCAACGGCGATGGCGTTATCAGCGGTTTAGAGAGCGTCATTATCGCAGGTATGCCGACCGATGCCGTGCTGGGAACCGTGTTGCGTAACAAGATGAGTGAGCTGGATAAAAATCAGCTGACCCATGCGCAGATCCGTAGTGCCCTATCACCCATTGCAAGTGACGCTGAAATAGCGCGGCTAATCCGCGAAGTTGATGTGAATGGCGATGGCATGATTAGCCAGCAAGAACTAGCTAACCAGCGCCTCGCAGGGCTTGCTGGCGGCATTGGCACAACGCTAGCGCCAATGTTCGACCGCATCGACCTGGATGCATCTGGGCTAATCGATTGGAACGAGTTCCACAGTGCCTTCCAGGGCATGGCAAGTGATGATGAGCTACGCCGGATTTTTGACAAATTGGATGCCGACGGCTCAGGCACCATCAGCCGTCTTGAGGCACTCAACCGTTCGAATGAAGGCACCGAAGCCAACACCGACAGCATGGAGAAACAGGCACGCGACCAACTGCGCGAGCTTAATGGTCTGGTCAGCGAAATGACCCGCACTACTGACCAGTTTGTTTCGCTCAACACAACAATGCTCAGCCTGCGTGACGCCATCATCGCACTAGGCGTTGCTCAAGATGATATCGCACGTATAGAAGAAGAGCGCGCTGCTGCTGAACAGGCAGAGCGCGACCGCATTAGCAATGAGCGCACCGTGTCTCAGTACGCAGCGGCAGCCAGCAGCCACATGGCGCAATCCGTTGACGCTATTGGCCGAGCCCAGCGTGGCGTTGATGCTGTAGGGATGGGTAGCCAGGAAATTAGCGAAATATCAAAGCTCATTGAACGCTATGCAGGCGACGATGGCCTTTTACAAAGCAGCGAATACGGCGCGCTGCGAGACACTATTGAGTCTATGGACCCGGGGCATTACCGGGGCGTTGCTCGTACGCTCGCACTCGCTGCG encodes the following:
- a CDS encoding DUF1799 domain-containing protein — protein: MVKADIAALGITLAGELAEEAEEEEAAPGQFEVLPENWEAVQVFERCSRQWRYKGLDEVIGLDLTPVISVLSLYELTPAEGLERLDQVQLIERGALSVMKQPRN
- a CDS encoding tape measure protein; translated protein: MNNNLTLSVTLTGDGRQLSGTLKTAQGDVREFGATTERESKKADTALTAPGRSAVTISENLREAGQEAQNFGSTTERESRKADTALTAPGRSAVTVSDHLREAGREAQNFGTTIEREGRKADASLTAPGRSATTVSEHLREIQREARAVGTETAQGSREANQALAQTGQEVQTTTNYFNTLRRAVGLALGAFSVRQLAGMADGWSDMQSVVGASIGDMSAAGDMMVRITDIANASYAPLQQTARTYASNVSSLRDLGRTADEAADYTESLNHMLVLTATRGQQAESVQNALSRAIAVGTLQTQGLETVLANGGEVAQALANQLGVTVSQLRGLATEGQITGDVIASALIGSLDDVRERAGEMPATIEDGFVRIGTSATRLVGELDQAMGVSEGIAGILIGAADMMSAAIDPLVDNIDNIQFAATAVAVVLAGRYVGALGVAITAKLAATQQTVAYQLALGRLAGISGTAAASQIALAGATRAAAGALALIGGPLGAAVIAGGAIYYFRNELNGTASQARSTAERVDDLTNAINTNSEAAVKAQLVSLTAQMFDLERQAISARAEVDRLTSGEGTSRRSGVLGIDTGQTGSQARAIEELGKISNEMDALGQSSDRLRSILAQLESSGVTPTVNSVRDLAAATTGSDKAAREAAAAAKQLTDATIAQAAAIEALRNRLVPHRSETVQLAQDQNTLNLAYAMGRITASEYLYMIGALQTAYIELGDKTDDVAEQISISVSTWTTVSENSIRRIDDAGSDLWLGLIDGSQNALDTVKRGFQQTLAEIAHMLTTQRLTVAVAGSLGFNTAGAGGVGGIGSSGGFGINPGGVGNAWRALQGGFNGIQWGGAGGAQAYGGGWANAATSGTGATGWMGGSMQNFSGMQGLAGAGAGFAGNYVGGQMFGQGKHSNTLGALGGLAGTYFGGPIGAFIGSGLGSALGGLFGGRSWNETGSGVSLGVSGGNITGNQFSEQHSKGGLFRSSRRRTQTSGLDSEFSGALQQVYDATEASLAATIEVLGFQSSALAGFTTGLTRIDTKGLNAEDAEAKIQEWLSNTLNALAIHSVGDVSQFAFGGETAIETVERLAVALGTLNPILEQLHGNTLAASLAGGDAASHLAELAGGLDAFSARADFYYQNILTEAERQERAMNAAAQAMGAFTARTGQVINSTDALRDLVDSIDLTTASGRELYNEAMNLAPALVEIERGLERIGQRFDQMLQDAESALADAEAQARRAYQVFDSQQFDMQIELLALMGDSESALALERERELASIDESLRPMRERIWAMQDEVTVQQNATTAARNYQRELSRVRDQLSQQFANIGNWLDQQQATSGSPETNLATAQEQLARQLVLAESGDRNALQNITQYAQQVLDANREYNASSAAGQRIQQDVYDAIAGLPAAINAEQFLADEIKAALREQTLGISTQLGDVLRGDNPSSIAANLAGYFTTLAGGIDGVLTRDQLAIVMSGKATDEQLTAIMRSVDLNGDGVISGLESVIIAGMPTDAVLGTVLRNKMSELDKNQLTHAQIRSALSPIASDAEIARLIREVDVNGDGMISQQELANQRLAGLAGGIGTTLAPMFDRIDLDASGLIDWNEFHSAFQGMASDDELRRIFDKLDADGSGTISRLEALNRSNEGTEANTDSMEKQARDQLRELNGLVSEMTRTTDQFVSLNTTMLSLRDAIIALGVAQDDIARIEEERAAAEQAERDRISNERTVSQYAAAASSHMAQSVDAIGRAQRGVDAVGMGSQEISEISKLIERYAGDDGLLQSSEYGALRDTIESMDPGHYRGVARTLALAARHASQAAFNERDAANVGVSGDDRVDAQGVNYWDLWQSHLRFAKGGVFTNSVVDEPTSFAMGLMGEAGPEAIMPLKRHSDGSLGVRAELPAFPQFSALNNSDIVETLRDLKREVQELRKENALLQAESNKHLAAANNQRGAVAKGQIGAIERGNRMLKKMEDEKRLEAAKR